A section of the Corvus hawaiiensis isolate bCorHaw1 chromosome 16, bCorHaw1.pri.cur, whole genome shotgun sequence genome encodes:
- the LOC125334525 gene encoding cytochrome P450 3A9-like, with protein MNLLPSFSTETWALLLLFMAFLLVYGTWPFGLFKKLGIPGPRPLPFFGTCLEYRKGFMDFDNECFKKYGKVWGIYDGRQPTLAVTDPQIIKSVLVKDCYTTFTNRRRVDLAGALANAITLAEDEHWKRLRTLLSPTFTSGKLKEMFPIMKHYGKILVENVQKQVKEDSPISVKDIFGSYSMDVVTSTSFGVNIDSMNNPKDPFVREMKKLVKFDFFDPLFILSFVFPFLTPLLAKAGVSFFPSDAVDFFMRSIAKIKQEREKEAHKGRVDFLQLMIESQHSASEGNNEANPSNKALTDIEVLAQAFIFIFAGYEPTSNTLGYLAYELALHPDVQQKLLQEINTVLPNKAPLTYEAIMKLEYLDMVVNETLRIYPLGGRIERVCKKDVEINGVTIPKGVVVTIPPYIIHRDPEYWPNPEEFRPERFSKENKESIDPYTYLPFGAGPRNCIGMRFALLSLKVAIASLLQHFTFQTCKETQIPIQLSSVGLLTPKKPIVLKLVPQTSTEPAKN; from the exons ATATGGGACCTGGCCATTTGGACTGTTCAAGAAGTTGGGCATTCCCGGGCCAAGacctctgcctttctttggGACGTGCCTGGAATATCGCAAA GGTTTCATGGATTTTGACAATGAATGCTTCAAGAAATATGGGAAGGTCTGGGG GATTTACGATGGAAGGCAACCCACTCTGGCTGTCACTGACCCCCAGATCATCAAATCTGTGCTGGTCAAAGACTGTTACACCACCTTCACCAACAGGAGG cGTGTAGATTTGGCAGGGGCACTGGCCAATGCCATCACATTAGCCGAAGATGAACACTGGAAAAGGCTCCGTACTCTGCTCTCTCCAACCTTCACCAGTGGAAAACTAAAGGAG ATGTTCCCTATAATGAAGCACTATGGGAAAATTTTGGTGGAGAATGTTCAAAAGCAAGTGAAAGAGGACAGCCCAATATCTGTAAAGGA CATCTTTGGGAGCTACAGCATGGACGTGGTCACCAGCACTTCCTTTGGTGTGAACATTGACTCCATGAACAACCCCAAAGACCCCTTTGTCAGAGAGATGAAGAAACTGGTCAAGTTTGACTTTTTTGACCCACTCTTCATCTTGTCAT ttgttttcccATTCCTTACTCCTCTGTTGGCCAAGGCAGGAGTAAGTTTCTTCCCCAGTGATGCTGTAGATTTTTTCATGAGATCCATCGCCAAAATTAAGCAGGAACGTGAAAAGGAGGCCCACAAG GGCAGGGTAGATTTCCTGCAGCTGATGATCGAATCCCAGCACTCAGCCAGCGAGGGGAACAATGAAGCAAATCCCTCAAATAAAG ccctgactGACATAGAGGTCCTGGCCCAGGCATTCATCTTTATCTTTGCTGGGTATGAGCCCACGAGCAACACCCTAGGTTACCTGGCCTATGAGCTGGCCCTGCACCCTGATGTGcagcaaaagctgctgcaggagatcAACACAGTCCTGCCCAACAAG GCTCCTCTCACATACGAAGCAATTATGAAACTGGAATATCTTGACATGGTAGTGAATGAAACCCTCCGGATCTATCCCCTTGGGGGGCGGATTGAGAGAGTCTGCAAGAAAGACGTGGAGATAAATGGAGTGACCATTCCCAAAGGAGTTGTGGTCACAATCCCACCCTACATCATACACCGTGACCCCGAGTACTGGCCCAACCCAGAGGAGTTCAGGCCAGAAAG GTTCAGTAAGGAGAACAAGGAGTCCATAGACCCGTACACGTACCTGCCCTTTGGGGCTGGTCCCAGGAACTGCATCGGGATGAGGTTTGCTCTCCTGAGTCTGAAAGTCGCCATcgcctccctgctgcagcatttCACCTTCCAGACCTGCAAAGAGACTCAG ATCCCGATCCAGCTGAGCTCAGTGGGGCTCTTAACGCCAAAGAAGCCAATTGTTCTGAAGTTGGTGCCCCAGACCAGCACTGAGCCCGCCAAGAACTGA